In Leclercia pneumoniae, the genomic window AAAATCTGAGCGTGTTGAACGTCGGTTCGCTGGTTAGCTTGATGATCTGTACGGTGATGACTGTCGTCGCCTCCAAGAACCGCGGCTGGCTGTTGCTGCCTATTGTTTACGCGTTTGCGCTGATCAACCTCGCCTTTGCCACCTTCGTCCCTAACGAATACATCACCCATCTGGAGACGACGCCCGGGATGATGGTGCATATCGGTCTGTCGCTCTTCTCCTATGCCACGCTGATTATTGCTGCGCTGTATGCCATGCAGCTGGCATGGATCGATTATCAGCTCAAGAACAAAAAGCTGGCCTTTAGTCATGAAATGCCGCCGCTGATGGTGATTGAGCGTAAAATGTTTCACATCACTCAGGTTGGCGTCGTCCTGCTAACACTCACGCTCTGTACCGGCCTGTTTTACATGAACAATCTGTTCAGCACTGAGAATATCGACAAAGCCGTCCTCTCTATCGTGGCGTGGTTTGTCTATATTGTCCTGTTATGGGGCCATTATCATCAGGGCTGGCGTGGCCGCCGCGTG contains:
- a CDS encoding cytochrome C assembly family protein, whose amino-acid sequence is MPVFALIALVAYSISLALIIPGLLQKNSGWRRMAILSAVIALVSHAFALESRIIPGDGSVQNLSVLNVGSLVSLMICTVMTVVASKNRGWLLLPIVYAFALINLAFATFVPNEYITHLETTPGMMVHIGLSLFSYATLIIAALYAMQLAWIDYQLKNKKLAFSHEMPPLMVIERKMFHITQVGVVLLTLTLCTGLFYMNNLFSTENIDKAVLSIVAWFVYIVLLWGHYHQGWRGRRVVWFNVAGAGILTLAYFGSRVIQQFVS